One part of the Cyclobacteriaceae bacterium genome encodes these proteins:
- the ffh gene encoding signal recognition particle protein — protein sequence MFDSLSIKLEKAFQTLKGQGRITEINVAGTIKEIRKALIDADVNYKVAKEVTDEIKEKALGQNVLTAISPGQLLVKITNDELTALMGSESVDINLSGNPSIILIAGLQGSGKTTFSGKLANYLKRQGRQVLLTACDIYRPAAINQLKVLGEQIGVEVYAEPENKDAVKIAKAALEHATKNNHRIVIVDTAGRLAIDEEMMNEIARLKDALNPSETLFVVDSMTGQDAVNTAKAFNDRLNFDGVVLTKLDGDSRGGAALSIRRVVEKPIKFISTGEKMEALDRFYPDRMAGRILGMGDVVSLVEKAQSTFDEEEARRLNAKLRKNQFDLSDFLTQLEQIKKMGNMKDLLGMIPGVGKAMKGVDIDDNAFKPIESIIRSMTLEERANPDIINGSRKNRIAKGSGTSVQQVNQLLKQFGDMRKMMKTMNKMGGGKRALSAINPFGR from the coding sequence ATGTTCGATAGTTTAAGTATAAAGCTGGAAAAAGCTTTTCAAACACTGAAAGGCCAGGGCAGGATTACCGAGATTAACGTTGCCGGTACCATTAAGGAAATTCGCAAGGCGTTGATTGATGCCGATGTAAATTATAAAGTAGCCAAGGAAGTAACAGACGAAATTAAAGAAAAGGCTTTGGGACAGAATGTTCTCACGGCCATTTCGCCCGGTCAGTTGCTGGTGAAAATCACTAACGATGAACTCACCGCCCTGATGGGCAGTGAAAGTGTGGATATAAACCTTTCGGGAAACCCATCCATAATTTTAATTGCCGGTTTGCAGGGTTCCGGTAAAACAACCTTTTCAGGGAAACTTGCCAACTACCTGAAGCGTCAAGGGCGCCAGGTTTTATTAACGGCCTGCGATATTTACCGCCCTGCGGCTATTAATCAGTTGAAAGTACTGGGTGAACAGATTGGTGTTGAAGTGTATGCCGAACCGGAAAATAAAGATGCGGTAAAAATTGCCAAAGCTGCCCTTGAACATGCTACGAAAAACAATCACCGCATTGTTATAGTCGATACAGCCGGTCGCCTGGCGATTGATGAAGAGATGATGAATGAGATTGCCCGGCTGAAGGATGCGCTCAATCCTTCAGAGACCTTATTTGTGGTTGACTCCATGACCGGCCAGGATGCAGTCAATACGGCCAAAGCTTTTAACGACCGTTTGAATTTTGATGGAGTAGTACTTACGAAATTGGATGGTGACTCCCGCGGTGGTGCGGCCTTATCTATCCGCAGGGTTGTTGAAAAGCCCATCAAGTTTATCAGCACGGGCGAAAAAATGGAAGCCCTTGACCGCTTCTATCCCGATCGTATGGCCGGGAGAATTTTGGGTATGGGCGATGTTGTTTCCTTGGTTGAAAAGGCGCAGAGCACCTTTGATGAAGAGGAAGCCAGGCGGTTAAATGCAAAACTCCGAAAAAACCAATTCGACTTAAGCGATTTTCTAACCCAACTGGAGCAGATCAAGAAGATGGGCAACATGAAAGACCTGTTGGGCATGATACCGGGCGTAGGTAAAGCCATGAAAGGCGTAGATATTGATGACAATGCCTTTAAGCCAATCGAGTCAATAATCCGGTCTATGACCCTGGAAGAACGGGCCAACCCGGATATTATAAACGGAAGCCGTAAAAACAGGATTGCAAAAGGCAGCGGCACATCGGTGCAGCAGGTTAATCAACTGCTCAAACAGTTTGGTGACATGCGCAAAATGATGAAGACCATGAATAAGATGGGTGGCGGCAAGCGGGCTTTATCGGCAATAAATCCTTTCGGAAGATAG
- a CDS encoding DUF2911 domain-containing protein, giving the protein MKKLKLFALVALILFAFDDQAIAQKFPGLDPSPADIVYFRPDGRNADPVAKVVYSRPAKKGRTMLGGTEPYGQVWRTGANETTEIKLYKDVTFGDKKLKAGTYSLYTIPDKSEWTIIFNSKLDTWGAYAYDESKDVARIKVPAGKTDSEVENFTIMFDGKDATAVMILAWENTLVKIPLKY; this is encoded by the coding sequence ATGAAAAAGTTGAAATTATTTGCCTTAGTAGCATTGATTCTGTTTGCGTTTGATGATCAGGCCATCGCTCAAAAGTTTCCTGGTCTTGATCCGAGCCCGGCTGATATCGTCTACTTCCGTCCCGATGGCCGAAATGCTGACCCTGTTGCTAAAGTTGTTTATAGTCGTCCGGCAAAAAAGGGACGCACCATGTTGGGCGGCACCGAACCGTATGGCCAGGTATGGCGAACGGGTGCTAACGAAACCACCGAAATTAAACTATATAAAGATGTAACCTTTGGGGATAAAAAACTTAAAGCCGGAACGTACTCGCTTTATACTATTCCTGATAAGAGTGAGTGGACAATAATCTTTAATTCAAAGTTGGATACCTGGGGCGCCTATGCATATGATGAAAGCAAAGACGTTGCCCGCATCAAAGTGCCTGCCGGAAAAACGGATTCGGAAGTTGAGAACTTCACCATTATGTTCGATGGCAAAGATGCCACAGCTGTAATGATACTGGCATGGGAAAACACTTTGGTTAAGATACCCTTGAAATATTAA
- a CDS encoding RimK/LysX family protein produces the protein MFMNVLGRSDRVDLPGLGLFNIHAKIDTGAYTSSLHCSRAEVVKGVLEFVLLDDEHPEFTGMVFRFSEFDQREIKNSFGVAEHRYIITTTVKIFDEEIVTEFSLSDRDALRFPILLGRKILRNRFYIDVTKKNLSYRHKKKRVIHSKK, from the coding sequence ATGTTTATGAATGTTTTGGGCCGTTCCGACCGGGTTGACCTCCCGGGTTTAGGGTTGTTCAATATCCATGCAAAAATTGATACTGGTGCATACACCAGCAGCTTGCATTGCTCGCGTGCCGAAGTAGTGAAGGGTGTGCTTGAGTTTGTGTTGCTGGATGATGAACACCCGGAATTTACCGGTATGGTTTTCAGGTTCAGCGAGTTTGATCAGCGTGAAATAAAAAACTCATTTGGGGTGGCGGAACATCGCTATATTATCACCACTACTGTAAAAATTTTTGATGAAGAAATTGTTACCGAATTTTCATTGAGCGATCGAGATGCTTTACGGTTTCCTATCCTGCTGGGCCGTAAAATTTTGCGTAACCGTTTTTACATTGATGTCACAAAAAAAAATCTATCTTACCGGCATAAAAAGAAAAGGGTAATCCACAGTAAAAAGTAA
- the rimK gene encoding 30S ribosomal protein S6--L-glutamate ligase, with the protein MNIAILSRDAKLYSTRRIKEAGEKRGHHVEIIDHMKCVLFIEKKNPVVLYQGKRLDYFDAVIPRIGASVTFYGAAVVRQFEMMKVFTAIESQALIRSRDKLRSLQILSRAGLGLPKTIFMDYSRDTEGIIEAVGGAPVVIKLLEGTQGLGVVLAENKKAAQSVIEAFHGLHARIIVQEFIKEARGTDIRAFVVDGEVVGAMKREATRDGEFRSNLHRGGKATVVKLTRAEKAAAITAAKKMGLGIAGVDMLPSKRGPLIIEVNSSPGLEGIEGATKVDIGGKIIQYLEKHAAKKKIQKDKINA; encoded by the coding sequence ATGAATATTGCCATTCTTTCCCGTGATGCAAAATTGTACTCCACCAGGCGTATAAAAGAGGCCGGAGAGAAGCGAGGCCACCATGTGGAAATTATCGATCACATGAAATGTGTGCTCTTTATTGAAAAGAAAAACCCAGTAGTACTATACCAGGGAAAACGACTCGACTATTTTGATGCGGTGATTCCACGTATTGGTGCTTCGGTAACTTTTTATGGGGCGGCTGTGGTTCGCCAGTTTGAAATGATGAAAGTATTTACCGCCATTGAGTCACAGGCGCTTATTCGCTCACGCGATAAACTGAGGAGTTTACAAATACTTTCACGCGCAGGCCTTGGGCTGCCAAAAACAATTTTCATGGATTATTCGCGCGATACGGAAGGAATAATTGAAGCTGTGGGAGGGGCACCAGTGGTTATTAAACTATTGGAAGGCACCCAGGGCCTTGGTGTTGTTCTTGCAGAAAATAAAAAAGCTGCACAGTCGGTTATCGAAGCTTTCCATGGCTTACATGCCCGTATTATTGTGCAGGAGTTTATCAAAGAAGCACGAGGAACCGACATAAGGGCCTTTGTGGTGGATGGTGAAGTAGTAGGTGCCATGAAGCGTGAAGCCACGCGCGATGGGGAGTTTCGTTCCAATCTTCACCGGGGCGGAAAGGCAACAGTAGTAAAACTAACCCGGGCCGAAAAGGCAGCTGCAATTACAGCCGCTAAGAAAATGGGGTTAGGGATAGCAGGTGTGGACATGCTTCCTTCCAAGCGCGGCCCGCTTATTATTGAGGTGAATTCATCACCGGGGTTGGAAGGCATAGAGGGTGCTACTAAAGTGGATATTGGTGGAAAAATTATTCAATACCTGGAGAAGCATGCGGCCAAAAAGAAAATCCAGAAAGATAAAATCAATGCTTAG
- a CDS encoding succinylglutamate desuccinylase/aspartoacylase family protein — MRVVHIAGHEIRAGEFKEIKINIAKLPSQTLIDTPMYVSRGMEDGPVLALMAGMHGDEINGLEIVRRILDGGLHQPKRGTLVCMPIINVYGFLNFSRDVPDGKDVNRSFPGSRNGSLASRVAYHVTHDVIPFIDYGVDFHTGGAMRTNYPQVRAVLNNDKNMALANAFHAPFTLDAPFRPSSLRKEASKKGKNIIVYEGGESLRFDQQAIEEGIAGTLRLMHHLKMIDWAPDPKEENRIIWSSTWVRAKHAGLFHANVQSGQLVNKGEWVGTITDPFGLFKEKVVAPEKAYVIGLNNIPVVNAGDALMHLGMDNFCKLDIKSKDGD, encoded by the coding sequence ATGAGAGTAGTTCATATTGCCGGCCATGAAATACGGGCGGGGGAGTTTAAGGAAATAAAAATCAACATCGCGAAGCTACCTTCTCAAACACTTATTGATACGCCCATGTATGTTTCGCGCGGCATGGAAGATGGACCGGTACTTGCCCTTATGGCCGGCATGCATGGTGATGAAATAAACGGGTTGGAAATTGTGCGAAGGATACTGGATGGAGGATTGCACCAACCAAAACGTGGTACGTTGGTGTGCATGCCCATCATCAATGTGTATGGGTTTCTTAATTTCTCACGCGATGTGCCCGATGGCAAGGACGTTAACCGTTCTTTCCCGGGAAGCAGAAACGGGTCGTTGGCGAGCCGGGTGGCCTATCATGTAACACACGATGTTATACCGTTTATCGATTACGGTGTGGATTTCCATACCGGGGGTGCGATGCGAACGAACTATCCGCAGGTTCGGGCGGTACTCAACAACGATAAAAACATGGCGCTTGCCAATGCATTTCATGCCCCCTTTACATTAGATGCCCCTTTTCGCCCAAGCTCGTTGCGCAAGGAGGCTTCCAAAAAAGGTAAGAATATTATTGTGTATGAAGGTGGTGAGTCACTTCGGTTTGATCAGCAAGCTATTGAAGAAGGTATTGCCGGCACTCTGCGTCTGATGCATCATTTAAAAATGATTGATTGGGCACCTGATCCCAAGGAAGAAAATCGGATTATCTGGAGTTCAACCTGGGTAAGGGCCAAACATGCCGGGTTATTTCATGCCAATGTGCAAAGCGGTCAATTGGTTAATAAAGGCGAATGGGTAGGTACCATTACCGATCCGTTTGGTTTGTTCAAAGAAAAGGTAGTTGCGCCTGAAAAAGCATACGTGATCGGGCTCAATAATATCCCTGTTGTGAATGCCGGTGATGCCCTCATGCACTTGGGCATGGATAACTTCTGCAAACTGGATATTAAAAGTAAAGACGGGGATTAA
- a CDS encoding DUF2807 domain-containing protein — protein sequence MKRTSALLLALSISLSSIGQVTKKALELPEFKAIYNNSNYTVYLKQTNKQEVNVEALTEIYELTNIFVENGILMVNVERKPENTNKSIWAKIDDIKVNPTMKLYVSVKNVGELQVNGAGKIISENSLAAPSLNLSIGGSGSMDLDIKGDVVKAEVSGAGKMGIKGYASTLEGVVSGSGAINAFNCPLEKATIKVSGSGLAELNVTDTIVATVVGSGSVKHKGNTKNATKKVYGSGSVDRAY from the coding sequence ATGAAACGGACGTCAGCACTTTTATTGGCCTTATCGATAAGTTTAAGTTCGATCGGGCAGGTAACCAAAAAAGCCCTGGAGCTTCCTGAGTTTAAGGCTATTTACAACAACTCCAACTACACCGTTTACCTGAAACAAACCAACAAACAAGAAGTGAACGTTGAAGCACTCACGGAAATTTATGAACTCACCAACATTTTTGTTGAGAATGGCATATTAATGGTTAACGTAGAACGCAAACCAGAAAATACCAACAAAAGCATTTGGGCTAAGATTGACGATATAAAAGTAAACCCCACCATGAAGCTTTATGTAAGCGTGAAAAATGTTGGTGAACTGCAGGTTAACGGTGCCGGCAAAATTATTTCCGAAAATTCGCTGGCCGCACCCAGCCTTAACCTTTCTATTGGTGGTTCCGGTAGCATGGACCTGGATATTAAAGGTGATGTCGTAAAAGCTGAAGTAAGTGGGGCAGGTAAAATGGGCATTAAAGGTTATGCTTCAACATTAGAGGGTGTGGTGAGCGGCAGCGGGGCAATAAATGCCTTTAATTGCCCTTTGGAAAAAGCTACCATTAAAGTAAGCGGAAGCGGTTTGGCAGAGCTAAACGTTACCGACACTATTGTGGCAACCGTTGTGGGCAGTGGCTCAGTAAAACACAAGGGGAATACTAAAAACGCCACGAAGAAGGTTTATGGTTCAGGGTCGGTTGACCGGGCGTATTGA
- a CDS encoding helix-hairpin-helix domain-containing protein, with protein MPLLSVAQEYPRKDVNLERLVDELFGFQDQDLNYEDLYENLALLLANPLNLNKATAEELRFVNILSEEQLQNLLSYRNENGPFLSVYELQAIPGIDLPTIYRIIPFVAVYDPATTLNASLWQRMLKEGNTYLIARFERTLETRRGFTDAATEPQRFLGDANKIYMRFRSSRAGDYSIGFTVEKDAGEQVLWTPNQKQFGFDYNSFHAQVMNKGKIKNLIVGDYQAQFAQGLLLGSNFGFGKGAETITTIRRSNLGFLPYTSINETGYLRGTAVTYEASKNILVSGFYSNTWRDATILSDTIEGVMASAFQTTGLHRNIAELNRRKTIQEQQLGFILNYQNKKVDAGLIYHGLSYHLPVNRNSQPYNQFSFSGSILQNLGGFLNYTVNNFTFFSEAGKTISGGVGLSAGLLGSVTNQLDISLHYRNYQRNFHSFYSNAFAEGSMPQNERGLYWGWRYRWNRKYNMTGYMDIFRFPWLRYRSYSPSTGYEYLLRFNYHPSRNIHLFVQLREESKDRNRSGSDNNLYLTDTGIKRNYWLNADYRINQVLSLKTRAQFSSYSINQVTTYGMIVLQDISINFNKLSLTMRYALFDSDDFDNRQYVFERDVWLAFSMPAFSGTGIRNYALLQYDFTKRFTLWIRYAHIRYTDRQTIGSGADRIDGNIRNDIKLQCRIRL; from the coding sequence ATGCCTTTGCTTTCCGTGGCACAAGAATATCCACGAAAGGATGTTAACCTGGAACGCCTGGTTGATGAGCTCTTCGGTTTTCAGGACCAGGATTTAAACTATGAAGACCTGTATGAAAACCTTGCCTTATTACTGGCAAACCCCTTAAACCTGAACAAGGCAACAGCTGAAGAACTTCGTTTTGTAAATATTTTATCAGAAGAGCAACTACAAAACCTCCTTTCATACCGAAACGAAAATGGACCATTTCTTTCGGTTTATGAATTGCAGGCAATACCCGGTATTGATTTACCCACGATCTACAGGATTATACCCTTTGTTGCAGTATATGATCCTGCAACAACCCTCAATGCTTCGCTTTGGCAACGAATGCTGAAGGAAGGAAATACGTATTTAATCGCTCGCTTCGAACGCACACTTGAAACCAGGCGTGGTTTCACCGATGCAGCTACTGAGCCACAACGTTTCCTTGGCGATGCAAATAAAATCTATATGCGGTTCCGATCCAGTCGTGCAGGAGATTATAGTATTGGCTTTACCGTTGAGAAAGATGCCGGTGAACAGGTTTTATGGACTCCGAATCAAAAACAATTCGGCTTCGATTACAATTCGTTTCATGCACAGGTTATGAACAAGGGAAAAATAAAAAACCTTATTGTTGGCGACTACCAGGCACAGTTTGCACAAGGGCTTTTATTGGGAAGCAATTTTGGTTTTGGAAAAGGGGCCGAAACGATCACCACCATCAGGCGAAGCAATCTTGGTTTTCTTCCCTATACTTCCATTAACGAAACAGGGTATTTGCGTGGCACTGCTGTTACTTACGAAGCTTCAAAGAATATTCTCGTATCGGGCTTTTATTCTAATACCTGGCGTGACGCCACTATCTTAAGCGATACTATAGAAGGCGTAATGGCTTCCGCTTTTCAAACCACCGGGCTACACCGGAATATAGCAGAACTAAATCGAAGAAAAACCATCCAGGAACAGCAACTTGGGTTTATCCTGAACTATCAAAACAAAAAAGTGGATGCAGGATTGATCTATCATGGCCTGTCCTATCATCTTCCGGTAAATAGAAATTCCCAACCTTACAATCAATTTTCCTTCTCAGGTTCAATACTTCAAAACCTGGGAGGTTTTTTAAACTACACCGTGAATAACTTTACCTTTTTCAGCGAAGCTGGTAAAACTATTTCCGGTGGCGTAGGTCTATCGGCAGGTTTGCTGGGTAGTGTAACAAACCAACTCGACATCTCCCTTCACTACCGAAACTACCAGCGCAACTTCCATAGTTTTTATTCGAATGCCTTTGCCGAAGGGTCTATGCCTCAAAATGAACGTGGACTATATTGGGGCTGGCGATACCGGTGGAACAGGAAATACAACATGACTGGTTACATGGATATTTTCCGCTTTCCGTGGCTCCGCTACAGAAGCTATTCACCTTCCACTGGATATGAATATTTACTGCGGTTTAATTACCATCCCTCACGCAACATCCATTTGTTTGTGCAATTACGCGAAGAATCAAAAGACAGGAACAGAAGTGGCAGCGACAACAACTTATACTTAACCGACACGGGCATTAAACGCAACTACTGGCTAAATGCCGATTACCGGATCAATCAGGTCCTTAGCCTTAAAACACGTGCACAATTCAGTTCGTACTCCATTAATCAGGTTACCACGTATGGAATGATTGTCCTGCAGGACATTAGCATAAATTTTAATAAGCTATCGCTAACAATGCGTTACGCATTGTTTGATTCGGATGATTTTGATAACCGCCAATATGTATTTGAACGCGATGTTTGGCTTGCCTTTTCAATGCCGGCCTTTTCGGGCACGGGTATTCGAAACTACGCCCTGCTACAGTACGATTTTACAAAACGTTTTACCCTTTGGATCCGTTACGCTCACATTCGCTACACCGATCGGCAAACAATTGGCAGCGGGGCAGACCGTATTGATGGCAATATCCGCAATGATATTAAATTGCAATGCAGGATAAGGCTATAA
- the lgt gene encoding prolipoprotein diacylglyceryl transferase — MNLLSYIIWNGSPEIFSIGPVTLRWYGLLFALGFLLSQQILYYIYKKEGKPEKDVDTLTIYMVIATIIGARLGHVLFYEPERYFANPIDILKIWEGGLASHGAAVGILFALWLYARKKKPGQSYLQVLDRIVILVALTGALIRLGNFFNSEIIGKQTHTNYGVVFTRSITENLQREPEIEKVSYVNVHAKDYKYIYKPMKILVEFKKSFQDEEQLHRYINGRLQNRLLYTSSIREHLSIDEYPDYGLAKLDDGRYAAVIRVHAVPRHPAQLYEAISCLLLFAFLFWVWYRKKEKLRPGLIFGLFMIILWSLRFVYEYLKEVQVDSEIDLINSYGINYGQLYSIPLVIVGIIVLVFSFKQSSKDTAINEKNS; from the coding sequence ATGAATTTACTGAGCTACATTATCTGGAACGGCAGTCCTGAGATTTTCTCCATTGGCCCTGTAACATTACGCTGGTACGGTTTGCTTTTTGCGCTTGGTTTTTTGCTGAGCCAGCAAATCCTTTATTACATCTATAAAAAAGAGGGCAAACCCGAAAAAGATGTTGATACCCTTACCATATACATGGTTATTGCCACCATTATTGGCGCACGCCTGGGGCATGTATTGTTTTATGAACCCGAGCGTTATTTCGCCAATCCAATCGATATACTAAAAATCTGGGAAGGTGGGTTAGCCAGTCATGGTGCTGCAGTCGGGATTCTTTTTGCTTTGTGGTTGTACGCACGCAAGAAAAAGCCCGGTCAATCCTACTTGCAGGTTCTTGATCGCATTGTTATCCTGGTTGCACTAACCGGTGCATTGATACGCCTGGGAAACTTTTTCAATTCGGAGATTATCGGAAAGCAAACCCACACCAATTACGGAGTGGTTTTTACAAGAAGCATCACTGAGAACCTACAGCGTGAACCTGAAATTGAAAAAGTAAGCTATGTAAACGTACACGCTAAAGACTACAAATACATTTATAAACCAATGAAGATATTGGTTGAGTTTAAAAAATCTTTTCAAGATGAAGAACAACTGCACAGGTATATCAATGGTAGGCTGCAAAACAGATTACTGTATACCAGCTCCATCCGAGAACACCTCAGTATTGACGAATATCCCGATTACGGACTTGCCAAATTAGATGATGGACGATACGCAGCCGTTATAAGGGTACATGCCGTGCCCCGACACCCGGCACAGCTATACGAGGCAATCTCGTGTCTATTACTATTTGCGTTCTTATTTTGGGTCTGGTACAGAAAAAAGGAAAAACTCAGACCCGGGCTTATCTTTGGCTTATTTATGATAATCTTATGGTCACTTCGCTTTGTTTACGAGTATCTGAAAGAGGTCCAGGTTGATTCTGAGATTGATTTAATTAATTCATACGGCATAAACTACGGACAACTTTACAGTATACCCCTGGTAATAGTAGGTATTATTGTGTTGGTGTTTTCTTTCAAGCAAAGTTCAAAAGATACTGCTATAAACGAAAAAAATAGTTGA
- the nadE gene encoding NAD(+) synthase, translated as MSIRVAGATLNQTPFDWKNNTGNILVAIQEAQKKGAKILCLPELCITGYGCEDTFLSEWLSAKAFEELLTIKEHCTDITVNIGLPIRIEGITYNGSCVIGNKKILGITLKQNLPKDGVHYEPRWFTPWPSGKVVTLYRNNEIIPAGDLVYETEGIRFGIEICEDGWSKERRPGYQFKERGIDLILNPSASHFALGKSLNREQEVTLEGSQLFDCVYIFCNLLGNEAGRMIYDGDILIAQKGKLLAQNKRLSFKPVNIITCLVDFEDTSKTEQFPLMDVKERNEELTKAVALALFDYLRKSKSKGFVLSLSGGADSATCAALVAEMVRRGSGELGWERFCSLTGLDYLTDQKQAVGALLTCAYQSTNNSSSDTFEAARELAISIGAKFYNWSIQPEVDSYTAKIEDALNRSLDWATDDIALQNIQARARSPIIWMLANITNSILLTTSNRSEGDVGYATMDGDTSGSLAPISGISKPTILEWLRWAETELGYTGLQLINKLKPTAELRPLENHQTDEEDLMPYTVLAEIEMHAIRDRKSPAEVYRAMRDGFNDQYLLKGHIKKFFRLWTANQWKRERFAPSFHLDELNVDPRTWCRFPILSSGFKSELEALDNL; from the coding sequence GTGAGCATCAGAGTAGCAGGCGCAACACTTAATCAAACCCCGTTCGACTGGAAGAACAATACCGGCAACATATTGGTGGCCATACAGGAAGCCCAAAAGAAGGGAGCAAAAATTTTATGCCTGCCCGAGTTATGCATAACAGGTTACGGTTGTGAAGATACTTTTTTAAGCGAGTGGCTTTCGGCTAAGGCATTTGAAGAACTGCTGACCATAAAGGAACATTGTACCGATATTACCGTAAACATTGGGTTACCCATTCGCATAGAGGGCATCACCTATAATGGATCGTGCGTTATCGGCAACAAGAAAATACTTGGTATTACACTAAAGCAAAATCTTCCGAAAGACGGTGTTCACTATGAGCCACGTTGGTTTACCCCATGGCCATCCGGAAAAGTAGTTACACTTTACCGCAATAACGAGATCATACCGGCTGGCGATTTGGTTTATGAAACAGAAGGGATCCGTTTTGGTATTGAAATTTGTGAAGACGGATGGAGCAAAGAAAGAAGACCCGGGTACCAATTTAAAGAGCGTGGCATTGACTTAATTTTAAACCCAAGTGCCAGCCACTTTGCTCTGGGAAAAAGCCTGAACCGTGAGCAAGAGGTTACGCTTGAAGGCTCCCAACTTTTTGATTGCGTTTATATTTTTTGCAACCTGCTGGGCAATGAAGCCGGCCGGATGATTTACGATGGCGACATCCTTATTGCACAGAAAGGAAAATTACTGGCACAAAACAAAAGACTTTCCTTTAAACCGGTAAATATTATTACTTGCCTGGTCGACTTTGAAGATACATCCAAAACTGAACAGTTTCCATTGATGGATGTAAAGGAAAGAAATGAAGAACTCACAAAAGCTGTAGCCTTAGCACTGTTTGATTACCTTCGAAAAAGTAAATCAAAAGGTTTTGTGCTTTCATTAAGTGGCGGGGCCGACTCGGCCACGTGTGCTGCCCTGGTAGCCGAAATGGTTCGAAGGGGTAGTGGTGAATTAGGGTGGGAAAGATTTTGCTCCCTAACTGGGCTAGATTACCTAACCGATCAAAAGCAAGCTGTTGGTGCGTTGTTAACCTGTGCCTATCAATCTACCAACAACTCATCTTCAGATACCTTTGAAGCAGCACGTGAACTGGCCATATCAATCGGGGCCAAATTCTATAATTGGAGCATCCAACCTGAAGTTGATTCTTACACTGCTAAAATTGAAGATGCTTTAAACCGGTCATTGGATTGGGCAACCGATGATATTGCCTTACAGAACATTCAGGCCCGCGCACGCTCGCCCATAATATGGATGCTGGCGAATATTACGAACAGCATTTTGCTTACCACATCAAACCGGAGCGAAGGAGATGTTGGATACGCCACCATGGATGGCGATACCAGTGGAAGCCTGGCCCCTATTTCAGGCATAAGTAAACCGACTATTTTAGAGTGGTTGCGTTGGGCAGAAACCGAGTTAGGTTATACAGGCCTTCAATTGATCAATAAGCTTAAACCAACGGCTGAACTGCGGCCGTTGGAAAACCATCAAACCGATGAAGAAGACCTGATGCCTTACACCGTACTTGCTGAAATTGAAATGCACGCCATACGTGACCGCAAGTCACCCGCAGAAGTATACCGGGCTATGAGAGATGGGTTCAACGATCAGTATCTATTAAAGGGGCATATCAAAAAATTTTTCCGGTTATGGACCGCTAACCAATGGAAGCGTGAACGTTTTGCCCCATCCTTTCACCTTGATGAACTTAATGTTGACCCGCGTACATGGTGCAGGTTTCCCATCCTCTCCTCAGGATTTAAATCCGAACTTGAGGCATTGGACAACCTTTAA
- the rnc gene encoding ribonuclease III, whose translation MWRLLKITSKKSPSDKKLISAIHSIAGFTPKNLELYRLATRHSSILKENGNGFKENNERLEYLGDAVLGAAVADFLFKKFPYKSEGFLTEMRSRIVNRESLNLLARKIGIGTIVQYDQKNAQLQQVILGNTLEAIVGAIYLDKGYSSTKKFVIKKLISPNYDLDELVSTQTNFKSRVIEWSQREGKEVRFEIVDIKKGKVHKEFIANVFVNNEVTGIGYGNSKKKAEQDAALKTCEKLNILSELSLRNQ comes from the coding sequence GTGTGGCGCTTACTTAAAATAACCAGCAAAAAATCACCATCCGATAAAAAGCTTATCAGCGCTATTCACTCCATCGCTGGTTTTACCCCTAAAAACCTTGAATTATATCGGTTGGCAACACGCCATAGTTCTATCCTCAAAGAGAATGGCAACGGGTTTAAAGAAAATAATGAGCGGCTTGAATACCTGGGCGATGCCGTGCTAGGCGCGGCTGTAGCCGATTTTCTTTTTAAGAAATTTCCATACAAAAGCGAAGGATTTTTAACGGAAATGCGCTCGCGCATTGTGAACCGTGAATCGCTTAACTTATTGGCCCGGAAAATTGGCATTGGCACCATTGTGCAGTACGATCAGAAGAACGCCCAACTGCAGCAGGTTATCTTAGGCAATACACTGGAAGCAATTGTTGGTGCGATCTACCTGGATAAGGGGTATTCATCAACGAAAAAATTTGTGATTAAAAAGCTTATCTCACCAAACTATGATCTTGACGAGCTTGTTAGTACACAAACGAATTTCAAAAGCCGGGTTATTGAATGGAGCCAACGCGAGGGTAAAGAAGTACGCTTTGAAATTGTTGACATCAAAAAGGGAAAAGTGCATAAAGAATTTATCGCCAACGTTTTTGTCAATAACGAAGTGACGGGCATAGGTTATGGAAACAGTAAAAAGAAAGCCGAGCAAGATGCCGCCCTCAAAACTTGCGAGAAACTAAATATACTATCAGAACTATCCCTACGTAATCAATAA